Part of the Prunus dulcis chromosome 8, ALMONDv2, whole genome shotgun sequence genome is shown below.
TTTGGTTTTCTGTTGCTTAACGAAGTTTATGTGTAATAATGTTGGAAACAGGGTCTTCATTTTGCACCCGATGTCTTTTGATCACAACAAGGAACATTCATCAATTATTAGAgcattttgttttatgaacCGAGGCAGACTGTGGTTGCGGAGGATATTGTTTCGGGACTGGACTTGACTCTCCTTTTCTTTGGAGGAGGGGGTCTTGATTCCTTCACTTCTTGTGAGGTCTTGATTCCTTCACTTCTTGTGAGGAATTTCTAGTTTGAGATTTAAGGGTTCTAAGAAGTGAAGGAATTTCTAGTTTTTTCTAGTTTGAGATTTAAGGGTTCTTATTAGATAGGGGGACTCTCATGGGGAAATCATCCTTGGCTCCTGGGTTTCGGTTCAAGCCAACTGATGTTGAGCTTGTGCAATACTACTTGAAGAGAAAGTTACTGGGGAAAAGGCTTGGTTTTAAAGTCATTGCAGAGGTTGACATTTACAAGTATGATCCTTGGGATCTTCCAGGTATAGGTCACTTCACTTTCTCGCCTTTGAATTCCTTATCTATCATCTAGTTCCatactttatattatttagTTTCTTactgtgttttgtttttcctttccaGACAAATCTTGCTGGGATTGTGGAGATCTGAAATGGTATTTCTTTTGTCcgagagaaaagaaatatcgTAGTGGGAATAGAATTCAACGTGCCACTGAAGGTGGTTACTGGAAGACCACGGGAAAGGATAGATCCGTTCTTTACAGTGGTGAAATTGTTGGGTGGataaaaactttaatttttcataCGGGTCGAGCCCCATCAGGAGATCGAACAAATTGGGTTATGCATGAGTATAGGCTTGAAGATCAGGGCCTGGCTGATAGGGGTGTGCCTCTGGTAAGTGCTACTCTTCCtcctttaattatttttatttcttcctttttattcaatggAATTTTTGTGGGATGttaaacaaatcaaatttcTTCTGCTGCAACTGATTAAAATTTTTTCATGCATCCAAATTGGATTGATCATGTTGTATTTCCATTCCCTTATTCTTTGTTATATTGCTGCTGATGGTTGGTCAGTTGATATTGATCTTAGTTGTCTCTTTTGATGTTGCAGGACTCATATGTGCTCTGCATGATTTTCCAAAAAGAAGGGCTAGGGCCAAGAATTGGTGCACAATATGGTGCACCCTTTAAAGAGGAAGACTGGAGTGATGATGAGGTTGAAATTACTTCAGAAGCAGTCCAAGTTGCAATCACGTCTGAGCCAGATCTTGGGCTGCCTTGCAATAATGTCAGCCCAACTGTTACTAATGCACATTCTGTTGGGGATATTGGCATAGGTCCATCTGGATCAGGCATTTATGATATTTTACCACCTTTTTGCGAGGTTTCCCAGCCGGTTTCCAGTAATTATGTTACACTGGAGATGCCTCTTGCTTCTGTTGGTGATGATATAATTACAATGTTTGATTGCTTTACCGAAGAAAGTACTCTCTATATAGATGAACCTAAAAAAGTTGAGGCGAAAGGTCGTTTAGAAACAGCCCAAAATGCAAACATGCCTAGTACATATTCCCCTGAAGTTATATGCGTAGGTCCTTCATTCGAATCATGCGGATTTGATGTCTTACCACCTTGCAATGTTAACGAATCGGTTTCCTGTAATTTTGTTACAATGGAGAACCCTCCTGCTTCTAATGGTGATGAGACCCTGCCAATTATGGATTGCTTTGCAGAAGAAAGCAAGTTTCTTGTGAATGATAATGGCAAAAATGAGGTGTGTAATGCGCTATTCCCTTTTCTTTACATGTAGTATTGGCATGTAACATTCTTGATTTTAGTGGCAAGTGGAAATGCAAATTAGGATTtaatatttggattcaaatttttttttttgtctgcGTACTGTTATCAGTTACCGCATGTACTGATGTGTTTGCCATTTTCATCTTGGCCTTTTCCAGTCATAAGTATGccgattttttatttggttatgTGAATCTTGCAATGCCTTTGGTGTTTATTTGACTAAgaagtctttttttttcctatttgtgTTATCATTTTAAAACACTCTCTGTGCATGTGTTGTAGCTTGCCAATAGATATTTGCAAATGCTGTAACTAATTAGTGCCTTTATGCTATCGGATGCTTCTTTCAGATATGCTTGGTTCTTGTCACTGTTTCCTTTACCATAGCTGGAGAGTAAAGAAAAACCCTGCTTTATTTTGCTAGGAGTAATTGTATTCTATTATCCTCTGCTGATGAggattttctttctcttcctgcTTTCTTGATAATGCTCTCTTGTTTTTCCAATGAGCAATGATATGTTACTGCTTATAGTAATATCTGACTCTTCTCAACTACAGAATGTCATTGCTTGAAGCATGAGTTTTGAACTAGATGGTGTAAATTCTATACTGTTAatacattttaatttttcttacaTACATCTGTATCTGTTGGCTTCCCTAAGAGTAATGTGTGCATATTATCCTGCAGGAACTTAATAATCTCAAACATTTGGGAAATGCTACACCTCATTTCAATACAAGCAACATATATAAAGATCTAGGAGACTTGGAAAACTTGGGTAGAGTTGGTGAAGTTGGATATAATTTTTGCAGTGAGCCTGATTCTAGGAGCCATTTTCTGGAGCTATATGATCTCGACCAACCTCAGCATCCTAATCTCTTCTTTTAGTTATGTAATTTTTATGGCAAGTTTACTTTGCATTGATGGTTACCGATTCcggattttattttgatttcaactATATTATCCAATCATGTATCCCTTTATGTTTCTTAGCTTGTATTACCTTTGCTGCTTTTGGGCTGTTTAATGAATTATTCACTATTGACCAAAGGAAAATTCTAGAAGTTTAAATGTTAGCCTGAGCATTTCCAGAAacactacttttttttttgggttgctAATTCTTAGTTAAAATGGCTGGAAAGttattttgaatgaaataaaaagaggGAAGGATTTTGGCGGAGTTGAAGTGGATTTAGCATTTCCAGAAAGACTTACTGATTTCCATAAAAAGCAAATGACAGATTTGTCTCTCAACCACGTAAAAAGTCCCCAACCAATTCAAGAAATATTACTTGCAAAGGGACTCAGTCAAATTGGTAAACATCATTTGAAGTTAAAGCACCATCAGTCCAGTCGGATTGAACTGCGGTGTGCCTGCCAACTCTCTGAATAACAACTGTGTTTTAGGACCAAAATaagagcaaaaaaaaagaaaaaaaaagaaaaaaagaaacaccaGCAGCTAAAACCCTAAGTGGGAAAACAGAGAGCAAGACCAGTTTCAAACCAGCTAGAAGGTGAAAAatgaaacagaagaaaaagtcATGCACTCAAATTTCGAGGGTGGAAGGACTgtaaaattttatattgacGCAAATTGTCACCATCAATGTTAATAGGAGAATGAGTTTCATAATTCATTCTCTTTGGCAGAATGAATCCATTCCATATATGGCATAAGCATTGAACATTTCCATTGGTTAAATACCACTGGGTTTAAACTTATAATATtaagtagaagaaaaaaaaaagaagcagcaaTTAATTTGAAGTAAAAGATTCAAACCCTAAACTATATGGATctggaaggaagaaaattaatataaaattttggtcAATATATACCTTCTAGTTAAACTTAAAGGTGAGATTTAATCAAACACCAAGTCTTGACTTGGTTCTAAATActaagtatatatattcaaatccTTACCTGCTTCGACATGGAAAATCATATCCAAGAGTACAAGACCAGTTCATTCTCCCCAGTCTATAAATAGGCTTCTAACCCATGAAGGATTTTCATCCCACACCCTCAAACCAAATCTTTATTACCTAGCAAATTAAGCCAACTGCAATGAAAGGTGTTTATGTCCTCATAGCACTCTTGCCATATTGGCATCTGCAACTTTCCTTGTCTCTGCCTCTGACCCCAGTCCTCTTCAGGACTTCTGTGTAGCACTCAATGACACCAAATCTGCTGGTATGCATTAATTACATTCATTATATTCTGGCATGCAATTATTTCCAcatgaattattttcattaGATATTAGTTTTATGAAGATCGTTTTTCTGTTAACTATAGCTTCTTCTTATGCATGAAAAATCTATTAGTACGTAATTTTACATATGAATAATGCTATTTGTACTGCATTTACTGGGCATCTTAGTGATCATCTCTCTGATATACATTAAAGTGGTTTCCACTTACGTACGTGGATTTTACCTCCGAATATATAGCTCTAACACTAAagtttaatataaattttttttgggttgtagAAGCAGTGTTTGTGAATGGGAAGTTCTGCAAGGACCCAAAGCTTGCCAATGCAaatgatttcttcttttctggcCTCCAAAATCCAAGAAACACACAAAATCCGCTTGGTTCAAATGTGACAGCTGTGAATGTGGACAACCTACTAGGACTGAACACTCTCGGCATATCCTTGGCTCGCATAGACTTTGCACCAAATGGCCTAAACCCTCCTCACACTCACCCTCGTGCCACTGAAATCCTTGTGGTCTTGGAAGGAACACTCTATGTTGGTTTCGTCACATCCAACGGTGATGGCAATCGCCTATTCACCAAAGTGTTGAACAAGGGAGATGTGTTTGTGTTCCCAATTGGCCTCATTCACTTCCAACTCAATGTGGGACACGTCAACGCTGTAGCCTTTGCCGGGCTTAGCAGCCAGAACCCAGGAGTGATCACCATAGCCAAAGCAGTGTTTGGCTCCCAGCCTCCCATCAACCCTGATGTTCTAGCCAAGGCCTTCCAAGTGGACGACAATGTGGTTGACAAT
Proteins encoded:
- the LOC117638835 gene encoding NAC domain-containing protein 82-like, giving the protein MGKSSLAPGFRFKPTDVELVQYYLKRKLLGKRLGFKVIAEVDIYKYDPWDLPDKSCWDCGDLKWYFFCPREKKYRSGNRIQRATEGGYWKTTGKDRSVLYSGEIVGWIKTLIFHTGRAPSGDRTNWVMHEYRLEDQGLADRGVPLDSYVLCMIFQKEGLGPRIGAQYGAPFKEEDWSDDEVEITSEAVQVAITSEPDLGLPCNNVSPTVTNAHSVGDIGIGPSGSGIYDILPPFCEVSQPVSSNYVTLEMPLASVGDDIITMFDCFTEESTLYIDEPKKVEAKGRLETAQNANMPSTYSPEVICVGPSFESCGFDVLPPCNVNESVSCNFVTMENPPASNGDETLPIMDCFAEESKFLVNDNGKNEELNNLKHLGNATPHFNTSNIYKDLGDLENLGRVGEVGYNFCSEPDSRSHFLELYDLDQPQHPNLFF